One window from the genome of Thermoanaerobacterium sp. PSU-2 encodes:
- the spoIVA gene encoding stage IV sporulation protein A has product MENYDIYKDIAERTEGDIYIGVVGPVRTGKSTFIKRFMDILVLPNIDNLNLKERVQDELPQSAAGKTIMTTEPKFVPEKAVEISLNENTSFSVRLVDCVGYMVKGAMGYLEGDKPRMVTTPWYDYEIPFEEAAEIGTKKVINDHSTIGLVVTTDGSITEIPRDNYVESEERVVKELKEIHKPFIILLNSTHPDDADTVKLAKDMEMKYDVPVVVVNVLKMSMADIKNILEKVLYEFPITELNIDLPRWVDVLENEHWLKQSIMSTVKQSIDDLFRLRDIKKTVDAIKSNEHMADVVIKKIDPGEGIADIEAKTKEGLFFKILSDECGLEIRGDRDLMKMMKELSYAKAEYDKLKDAIEDAKKKGVGVVPASIDNMEFEKPEIVRQGGSFAVRLKASAPSLHIFRTDVTTEVSPIVGTEKQSEDFVKYITEQFENDPDKIWESNIFGKSLSDLVKEGMQNKLGKIPDNVSMRLRDTLERIVNDGGGGIICIIL; this is encoded by the coding sequence GTGGAAAATTACGATATTTATAAGGATATAGCAGAAAGAACAGAAGGCGATATATATATAGGCGTCGTAGGTCCTGTTCGTACTGGGAAATCAACATTTATAAAGAGATTTATGGATATATTGGTATTGCCGAATATCGACAATTTAAACCTTAAAGAGAGAGTCCAGGATGAGTTGCCTCAGAGCGCAGCAGGTAAGACAATAATGACTACGGAGCCTAAATTTGTACCGGAGAAAGCGGTAGAAATTTCACTAAACGAAAACACCAGTTTCAGTGTAAGATTGGTGGATTGCGTAGGATACATGGTTAAAGGTGCAATGGGATATCTAGAAGGCGATAAACCGAGGATGGTTACAACTCCATGGTATGACTATGAAATTCCATTTGAAGAAGCTGCTGAAATAGGAACAAAAAAAGTAATAAATGACCATTCAACAATCGGATTGGTTGTGACGACAGACGGAAGTATTACAGAGATACCAAGAGATAACTACGTAGAATCGGAAGAAAGAGTTGTAAAAGAGTTAAAGGAAATACATAAACCATTTATAATATTATTGAATTCCACACATCCAGATGACGCCGACACAGTTAAATTAGCGAAAGATATGGAAATGAAGTACGACGTACCAGTGGTTGTAGTCAATGTGCTTAAGATGAGCATGGCTGATATTAAAAATATACTTGAAAAAGTGCTTTATGAATTTCCAATTACAGAGCTTAACATTGATCTGCCAAGATGGGTGGATGTGCTTGAAAATGAGCACTGGTTAAAACAAAGCATAATGAGTACAGTTAAACAAAGTATAGATGACTTATTTAGATTGAGGGATATAAAAAAGACAGTTGATGCCATAAAGTCCAATGAACACATGGCTGATGTAGTGATTAAAAAGATAGATCCAGGTGAAGGCATTGCAGACATAGAAGCAAAGACAAAGGAAGGCCTTTTCTTTAAAATATTAAGTGATGAATGCGGCCTTGAAATACGCGGTGACAGAGATCTTATGAAAATGATGAAAGAGTTATCGTATGCAAAGGCTGAGTACGATAAATTAAAGGATGCCATTGAAGATGCTAAGAAAAAAGGCGTAGGTGTTGTTCCTGCCAGCATAGATAACATGGAATTTGAAAAGCCAGAAATAGTAAGACAAGGTGGCAGCTTCGCTGTAAGGCTTAAAGCATCTGCACCTTCCCTTCACATATTTAGAACGGATGTTACAACTGAAGTATCGCCAATTGTTGGCACAGAAAAGCAAAGCGAAGATTTCGTCAAATACATTACAGAACAGTTTGAAAATGATCCGGATAAAATCTGGGAATCAAATATATTCGGGAAATCTCTAAGCGATCTTGTAAAAGAAGGGATGCAGAACAAGCTTGGCAAGATTCCAGACAATGTAAGCATGAGGCTAAGGGATACGCTTGAGCGAATCGTCAATGATGGAGGTGGCGGCATAATCTGCATCATATTGTGA